In the genome of Desulfuromonas sp. DDH964, one region contains:
- a CDS encoding sensor domain-containing diguanylate cyclase, whose translation MQNQELQQAQAELLLSRDKYAELYDFAPVGYFTLDAQGRILEVNLAGAKLLRKDRQALTGLSLAEFIADEEGKKVFSKHLEAVLQRQEVAKCEIKFKGRYGTTIHGQVQSVAAEKTKDGAGVILASIVDDTTGKHLEREVQEGREYAENIVETVREPLVVLSSDLQILTANHSFYETFKVTPEETISHFIYDIGNRQWDIPGLRVLVEEILPLDTVINDYEVEHDFPEIGRKTILLNARQIFREEIGSHIILLAMEDITKRKQLEREIQTAREYAENIVETVREPLVVLGFDLKILTANHSFYATFGVTPEKTVGHFIYDVGNRQWDIPGLRVLVEEILPLDTVINDYEVEHDFPEIGRKTILLNARQIFREEISSRIILLAMEDITERKLAEKRLADVFRQQQAILDNIPNIAWLKDREGSYVAVNAPFSRAYGVAPQELFGKNDFDIFPPELATNYARDFREVMTTGKRTSFEETLVDPEGKTRHVEKVKTPIFNDAGEVIGIIGIVYDITESKETEASLRYESTHDALTGLYNRAFFDEELERLARGRKFPLSIVTADVNGLKKINDTLGHPAGDKLIQLAARVILEGFRADDIVARTGGDEFVVLLPATDCAVAETAVARIRHSPEFRNGLVAIAFGIACAGNEEQLAEALKLSDGRMYQDKSSQKELPEKGPGEDS comes from the coding sequence ATGCAAAACCAGGAGCTCCAACAGGCCCAGGCAGAGCTGCTGCTGTCGCGGGATAAATACGCGGAACTCTACGATTTTGCCCCCGTCGGCTATTTTACCCTCGATGCGCAGGGCCGGATCCTGGAAGTCAATCTTGCCGGGGCGAAGCTCCTGCGCAAAGATCGCCAGGCACTGACGGGGCTATCTCTTGCCGAATTTATTGCCGACGAAGAGGGGAAAAAGGTTTTTTCCAAACACCTTGAGGCGGTGTTGCAACGGCAGGAGGTGGCGAAATGCGAAATCAAATTCAAGGGGCGCTATGGAACGACCATCCATGGCCAGGTCCAGAGCGTAGCGGCGGAAAAAACCAAGGACGGAGCAGGGGTGATTCTCGCCTCCATTGTCGATGATACAACCGGCAAGCATCTGGAGCGGGAAGTCCAGGAGGGCCGGGAATACGCCGAGAATATCGTCGAAACCGTGCGTGAACCGCTGGTGGTGCTCAGCTCCGACCTGCAGATATTAACCGCCAATCACAGCTTCTATGAGACCTTCAAGGTTACTCCCGAGGAAACAATTAGCCATTTTATCTACGACATCGGCAACCGCCAGTGGGACATCCCCGGGCTGCGCGTCCTGGTCGAGGAGATCCTTCCCCTCGATACCGTCATCAACGACTATGAGGTCGAGCATGATTTCCCCGAAATCGGCCGCAAAACCATCCTGCTCAACGCCCGGCAGATCTTCCGCGAGGAGATCGGTTCGCACATTATCCTGCTGGCGATGGAAGACATTACCAAACGCAAGCAGCTGGAAAGGGAAATCCAGACCGCCCGGGAATATGCCGAGAACATCGTCGAAACGGTCCGCGAGCCGCTGGTGGTGCTCGGTTTTGACCTGAAAATCCTCACGGCCAATCACAGCTTCTACGCGACCTTCGGCGTGACCCCGGAGAAGACCGTCGGCCACTTCATCTACGATGTCGGCAACCGCCAGTGGGATATCCCCGGGCTGCGCGTCCTGGTCGAGGAGATCCTTCCCCTCGATACCGTCATCAACGACTATGAAGTCGAGCATGATTTCCCCGAAATCGGCCGCAAAACCATCCTGCTCAACGCCCGGCAGATCTTCCGCGAGGAGATCAGCTCCCGCATTATCCTGCTGGCGATGGAGGACATTACCGAGCGCAAGCTGGCCGAGAAACGGCTCGCTGATGTATTCCGTCAGCAGCAGGCGATTCTCGACAATATCCCCAATATTGCCTGGCTCAAGGATCGGGAGGGGTCCTATGTCGCGGTCAATGCGCCCTTTTCCAGGGCCTATGGCGTGGCGCCCCAGGAACTGTTCGGCAAGAACGATTTCGATATCTTCCCGCCGGAACTCGCCACCAACTACGCAAGGGACTTCAGGGAGGTCATGACGACCGGCAAACGCACTTCCTTTGAAGAGACCCTGGTCGATCCGGAGGGGAAGACCCGGCACGTGGAGAAGGTCAAGACGCCGATCTTCAATGACGCCGGCGAAGTGATCGGCATTATCGGCATCGTCTATGACATTACCGAAAGCAAGGAGACGGAAGCCTCCCTGCGCTATGAGAGTACCCACGATGCGTTGACCGGTCTCTATAATCGGGCGTTTTTCGACGAGGAGCTGGAACGGCTCGCTCGCGGGCGGAAATTTCCCTTGAGTATCGTCACGGCGGATGTAAACGGACTGAAAAAGATCAATGATACCCTCGGACATCCCGCGGGGGACAAGCTGATCCAGTTGGCTGCCCGGGTTATTCTGGAAGGGTTCCGGGCCGATGATATCGTGGCCCGCACCGGTGGCGATGAGTTTGTCGTCCTGCTGCCGGCAACCGATTGCGCCGTCGCGGAGACCGCCGTCGCCCGGATCAGGCATTCTCCTGAATTTCGCAACGGGCTGGTTGCCATCGCCTTCGGGATTGCCTGTGCGGGTAACGAGGAGCAGCTGGCCGAAGCCCTGAAGTTGAGTGACGGGCGGATGTACCAGGATAAGTCGAGCCAGAAGGAGTTGCCGGAGAAAGGCCCAGGTGAAGATTCATGA
- a CDS encoding ABC1 kinase family protein, whose translation MPVLIAPVKGRRTQVVSRLLQILRVLARHGFLGALRGKRHWPSPQEVRETFEELGLTFLKLGQVLAMRRDLLPDAYIQELERLHDQLPALGMEAVRVTVEAELGAPLDKLFASFNETALAAATIAQVHEATLLDGRRVAVKVQRPGLEAMIATDIAALTYLVTLAENLSPRLRALDLPVLVGEFANSLRRETDFYHEARSIILFRTALADMPDLWIPDVVSHCSSEKVLTMEFSAGERVDLYARLHPEAMPQAIQTLVRLTLQTIFEEGLFHADPHPGNVLVLPDGRLSLLDFGMTGELDEPMRDSLTLLLEAVLKGDARAATDAYLEMAPQGSEKVNRAALGLDIKAVLYEIRRSDLAEVSIGDSFDLLLRAGSRHGVHNPAEFFLLTRTFVILEAMIRQLDPDHDYLKSFREQIDRLTRQNFSVERVKEKTGKLARELERFINEAPGDTRRVMRRLAEGNLGRLQAPAVEALGGRISRNLERLTAAIAAAGLAIGGAMLLEGRHGGWYHNLGEFMVGGGIIAMIVVYVGIWRGDRGRGQGRR comes from the coding sequence ATGCCAGTTTTGATTGCCCCGGTGAAAGGTCGCCGGACGCAGGTTGTATCGCGTCTTCTGCAAATTCTCCGGGTGCTGGCCAGGCACGGGTTTCTCGGGGCGCTGCGCGGCAAGCGTCATTGGCCCTCGCCCCAGGAGGTGAGGGAAACCTTCGAAGAGTTGGGCCTGACTTTCCTCAAACTCGGCCAGGTTCTCGCCATGCGGCGCGACCTGCTGCCGGATGCCTATATTCAGGAACTGGAGCGGCTGCACGACCAGTTGCCGGCGCTGGGGATGGAGGCAGTGCGCGTCACCGTCGAAGCCGAACTGGGCGCTCCCCTGGACAAACTCTTCGCATCGTTCAACGAAACAGCGCTTGCCGCCGCCACCATTGCCCAGGTCCATGAGGCGACTCTCCTCGATGGGCGGCGCGTCGCCGTCAAGGTGCAGCGTCCCGGCCTGGAAGCGATGATTGCCACGGATATCGCGGCGCTGACCTACCTGGTCACCCTGGCGGAGAACCTTTCCCCCCGCCTGCGCGCCCTCGATCTTCCGGTCCTGGTCGGTGAATTTGCCAACAGTTTGCGCCGGGAAACCGATTTCTACCACGAAGCGCGTTCCATCATCCTCTTTCGCACCGCGCTGGCCGATATGCCCGACCTCTGGATCCCGGATGTCGTGTCGCACTGTTCGAGCGAAAAGGTTCTCACCATGGAGTTTTCCGCCGGCGAGCGGGTGGACCTTTACGCCAGGCTGCATCCGGAGGCGATGCCGCAGGCGATCCAGACCCTGGTCAGGCTGACCCTGCAGACGATCTTCGAGGAAGGGCTGTTCCACGCCGACCCTCATCCCGGCAATGTCCTGGTTCTCCCCGACGGCCGGTTGTCCCTCCTCGACTTCGGCATGACCGGCGAGCTCGACGAACCGATGCGGGATTCCCTGACCCTGCTCCTCGAAGCGGTCCTCAAGGGGGATGCCCGGGCGGCCACCGATGCCTATCTCGAAATGGCCCCGCAAGGAAGCGAAAAGGTCAATCGGGCGGCGCTGGGGCTGGACATCAAAGCGGTGCTCTATGAAATCCGCCGCAGCGACCTGGCGGAAGTCTCCATCGGCGACTCCTTCGATTTGCTGCTGCGTGCCGGCAGTCGGCACGGAGTCCATAACCCGGCCGAATTTTTTTTGCTGACGCGGACCTTCGTGATCCTCGAAGCGATGATTCGTCAGCTCGACCCGGACCACGACTACCTGAAATCGTTTCGTGAACAGATTGACCGCCTCACCAGGCAAAATTTTTCCGTCGAGCGGGTCAAGGAAAAGACCGGCAAGCTGGCCCGGGAGCTGGAGCGGTTTATCAATGAGGCGCCCGGCGATACCCGTCGCGTCATGCGCCGGTTGGCGGAAGGGAATCTCGGCCGCCTGCAGGCGCCCGCGGTGGAGGCCCTGGGCGGTCGTATCAGTCGCAACCTCGAACGGCTCACCGCCGCCATCGCGGCGGCGGGACTGGCGATCGGTGGCGCCATGTTGCTGGAAGGACGGCACGGTGGCTGGTATCACAACCTCGGTGAATTCATGGTTGGCGGCGGAATTATCGCCATGATTGTCGTCTATGTCGGTATTTGGCGTGGCGATCGCGGACGCGGGCAGGGGCGGCGCTGA
- the cobA gene encoding uroporphyrinogen-III C-methyltransferase, protein MKPGIVYLIGAGPGDPGLITVRGRDCLRRAEVVVYDYLANPALLAEAPAAEHIYVGKSAGCHHRPQTEINLLLAELATAGKVVARLKGGDPYLFGRGGEEALHLQQQGIPFEVVPGVTAAFAAAAYAGIPLTHRDFTTSLGLVTGHEDPAKKFSSLDWEKLATGVGTLVFYMGMANLGLIARELVAHGRAPQTPVAVVRWATTPRQETLTGTLADIAQRVQERGFRPPAIIIVGAVVNLRQSLRWFDNRPLFGKRVLVTRSADQAGEFSAQLQGQGALVVECPTIQLVPPADFAELDAAIARLASFDWLVLTSVNAVQFFFARLQTLNLDARVLGGCRVCAVGPKTAASIRDHGIRPDLIPADYKAEGVVKAFTDQQLQGQRILFPRADKAREVIPQGLTALGAEVVAPIAYCNILPAELPPAALAALAAGEIDCVTFTASSTVENLARILGAEGFATLLAGVPVAAIGPITARSCRKLGLEVAIEPAEYTLTALTAAIVRYFAG, encoded by the coding sequence TTGAAACCAGGCATCGTCTATCTCATCGGCGCCGGTCCCGGCGATCCGGGGCTGATCACCGTGCGCGGCCGCGATTGCCTGCGCCGCGCCGAGGTAGTGGTCTACGATTACCTCGCCAACCCGGCGCTTCTCGCCGAGGCGCCCGCCGCCGAGCACATCTATGTCGGCAAGAGTGCCGGCTGCCATCATCGCCCGCAGACGGAGATCAATCTTCTTCTCGCCGAGCTCGCCACTGCCGGCAAGGTCGTCGCCCGCCTCAAGGGGGGCGATCCCTACCTCTTTGGTCGCGGCGGCGAGGAAGCCCTCCACCTGCAGCAGCAGGGGATTCCCTTCGAAGTCGTCCCCGGCGTTACCGCCGCTTTCGCCGCCGCTGCCTATGCCGGCATCCCCTTGACCCACCGCGACTTCACCACCAGCCTCGGTCTGGTCACCGGCCACGAGGACCCGGCCAAGAAGTTCTCCAGCCTCGACTGGGAGAAGCTCGCCACCGGCGTCGGTACCCTGGTTTTCTACATGGGGATGGCCAACCTGGGGCTGATCGCCCGCGAGCTGGTGGCCCACGGCCGCGCGCCGCAGACCCCGGTGGCGGTGGTGCGCTGGGCGACCACGCCCCGTCAGGAGACCCTCACCGGCACCCTCGCCGATATTGCGCAGCGGGTTCAGGAACGCGGCTTCAGGCCGCCGGCGATCATCATTGTCGGCGCGGTGGTCAACCTGCGCCAATCGCTGCGCTGGTTCGACAACCGGCCGCTCTTCGGCAAGCGGGTGCTGGTCACGCGCAGTGCCGACCAGGCCGGCGAGTTCTCAGCCCAGCTCCAAGGCCAGGGCGCGCTGGTGGTCGAATGCCCCACCATTCAACTGGTGCCGCCCGCCGATTTTGCCGAGCTGGATGCCGCCATCGCACGGCTCGCCAGCTTTGACTGGCTGGTACTCACTTCCGTCAATGCGGTACAGTTTTTCTTCGCCCGCCTGCAGACGCTGAACCTCGATGCCCGTGTCCTGGGCGGCTGCCGGGTCTGCGCCGTCGGTCCGAAGACCGCGGCGTCGATTCGCGACCATGGCATTCGTCCTGATCTCATCCCGGCCGACTACAAGGCCGAAGGAGTGGTGAAAGCCTTTACCGACCAGCAGCTGCAAGGCCAGCGCATCCTCTTCCCCCGCGCCGACAAGGCCCGCGAGGTGATTCCTCAGGGCCTGACCGCCCTCGGCGCCGAAGTGGTGGCGCCGATCGCTTATTGCAACATCCTCCCCGCTGAACTCCCTCCCGCAGCGCTCGCCGCCCTCGCAGCCGGCGAAATCGACTGCGTCACCTTCACCGCCTCCTCCACCGTCGAGAACCTCGCCCGGATCCTCGGCGCCGAGGGTTTCGCCACCCTCCTCGCCGGCGTCCCCGTTGCCGCTATCGGTCCGATCACCGCCCGGAGCTGCCGCAAGCTCGGGCTGGAGGTCGCCATCGAACCCGCCGAGTACACTCTCACCGCTCTCACCGCCGCAATCGTCCGGTATTTCGCCGGGTAA
- the hemC gene encoding hydroxymethylbilane synthase, whose amino-acid sequence MAKKQLRIGTRASQLALWQANWVKSELEKHYPELEVTLTKIKTQGDKILDVPLAMVGGKGLFTKELQEAMLRGETDISVHSMKDVPTLFPEGLALRCITEREDVRDIVILRPGVSSWRDLPQGARIGTSALRRKAQLLHLRPDLQMVDIRGNVETRIRKLTEENLDAVILAAAGMHRLGFDGRIGEYLPVDVSIPAIGQGALGIESRVADSETNALIDFFNHPETDWAVRGERAFLRRLEGGCQVPIACHGTVAGGILTLTGLVADCDGVQCLKKSVSGPVAECEQLGASLGDDLLILGAGKILNEVYQHETFNVTREDV is encoded by the coding sequence ATGGCCAAGAAACAGTTACGTATCGGTACCCGCGCCAGCCAGCTTGCCCTGTGGCAGGCTAACTGGGTCAAGAGTGAACTGGAAAAACACTACCCCGAGCTTGAGGTCACGCTGACCAAGATCAAGACCCAAGGGGACAAGATTCTCGACGTGCCGCTGGCGATGGTCGGTGGCAAGGGGCTCTTCACCAAGGAGCTGCAGGAGGCGATGTTGCGCGGCGAGACCGACATCTCGGTCCACTCGATGAAGGACGTACCGACCCTCTTCCCCGAAGGGCTGGCGCTGCGCTGCATCACCGAGCGCGAGGATGTGCGCGACATTGTCATCCTGCGCCCCGGCGTCAGCTCCTGGCGCGACCTGCCGCAGGGGGCGCGCATCGGCACCAGCGCCCTGCGCCGCAAGGCCCAGCTGCTGCACCTCCGTCCCGACCTGCAGATGGTCGACATCCGCGGCAACGTCGAGACCCGCATCCGCAAGCTCACCGAGGAGAACCTCGATGCGGTCATCCTCGCCGCCGCCGGCATGCACCGCCTCGGCTTCGACGGCCGGATCGGCGAGTACCTGCCGGTCGACGTCTCGATCCCGGCCATCGGCCAGGGCGCCCTCGGCATCGAAAGCCGCGTCGCCGACAGTGAAACCAACGCCCTGATCGATTTCTTCAACCATCCCGAGACCGACTGGGCGGTGCGCGGCGAGCGCGCTTTTCTGCGCCGCCTCGAAGGGGGCTGCCAGGTCCCCATCGCCTGCCATGGCACCGTCGCCGGCGGCATCCTGACCCTCACCGGCCTGGTCGCCGACTGCGACGGCGTCCAGTGCCTGAAGAAGAGTGTCAGCGGGCCGGTCGCGGAGTGCGAGCAGCTCGGCGCCTCCCTCGGCGACGACCTGCTGATCCTAGGGGCCGGCAAGATTCTCAACGAGGTCTACCAGCACGAAACCTTCAACGTCACGCGGGAAGACGTCTGA
- the hemA gene encoding glutamyl-tRNA reductase: MNIIVVGLSHKTAPVEIRERVAFAPTAMEKPLRQVAGLPGISEGLIVSTCNRVEIYAVSRDAEAGVGQLRRFMADFHGLTMEQLESHLYDYQGEAAIQHIFRVASSLDSMVIGEPQILGQIKTAYGYASEFKTAGLILNRLLHKAFSVAKRVRTETEIASNAVSVSFAAVELARKIFDSLADKTVLLIGAGEMCELAARHFINNGVASVHVTNRTFERAQKLADEFGGKPILFENFVEHLPQVDIVLTSTGAPNFILGHKTIEEVIKRRRYKPMFFIDIAVPRDIDPRVNDIDNVYLYDVDDLQGVVQANLKERHKEAKKAEGIIEQELGSFFKWLSTLDVVPTIVALRKKLEEVRRAELEKTFGNLKELGEKERKSIEALTAAIVNKVLHRPMMLLKQSQNDPAGDSYVDAVRVLFDLELPPPEGEIACLDDKVGE, encoded by the coding sequence ATGAATATCATCGTTGTCGGGCTCAGTCACAAGACCGCCCCCGTCGAAATCCGCGAGCGGGTCGCCTTCGCCCCGACCGCCATGGAAAAGCCGTTGCGGCAGGTCGCCGGGCTCCCCGGGATCAGCGAGGGGCTGATCGTTTCGACCTGCAACCGGGTGGAAATCTACGCCGTGAGCCGCGATGCCGAGGCCGGTGTCGGCCAGCTGCGCCGCTTCATGGCCGATTTTCATGGCCTGACCATGGAGCAACTGGAATCGCACCTTTACGACTACCAGGGGGAGGCGGCGATTCAGCACATCTTCCGGGTCGCCTCCAGCCTCGACTCGATGGTGATCGGCGAGCCGCAGATTCTCGGCCAGATCAAGACCGCCTACGGCTATGCCAGCGAGTTCAAAACCGCCGGCCTGATCCTCAACCGCCTGCTGCACAAAGCCTTCTCCGTCGCCAAGCGGGTGCGCACCGAGACCGAAATCGCCAGCAACGCGGTCTCGGTCTCCTTTGCCGCCGTCGAGCTGGCGCGCAAGATCTTCGACTCCCTCGCCGACAAGACCGTCCTGCTGATCGGCGCCGGCGAGATGTGCGAGCTGGCGGCCCGCCACTTCATCAACAACGGCGTCGCCAGCGTTCACGTTACCAACCGGACCTTCGAACGGGCGCAGAAACTCGCCGACGAGTTCGGCGGCAAGCCGATCCTGTTCGAGAACTTCGTCGAACATCTGCCGCAGGTCGACATCGTCCTCACCTCCACCGGAGCGCCCAACTTCATTCTCGGCCACAAGACGATCGAGGAGGTCATCAAACGGCGCCGCTACAAGCCGATGTTCTTCATCGACATCGCCGTGCCGCGGGACATCGATCCGCGCGTCAACGACATCGATAACGTCTACCTTTACGATGTCGATGACCTGCAGGGAGTGGTGCAGGCCAACCTCAAGGAGCGCCACAAGGAAGCGAAGAAGGCGGAAGGGATCATCGAGCAGGAGCTCGGCAGCTTCTTTAAGTGGCTCTCCACCCTCGACGTGGTGCCGACCATCGTCGCCCTGCGCAAGAAGCTCGAAGAGGTCCGCCGCGCCGAACTGGAGAAGACCTTCGGCAACCTCAAGGAGCTCGGCGAAAAGGAGCGCAAGTCGATCGAAGCGCTCACCGCGGCGATCGTCAACAAGGTCTTGCACCGGCCGATGATGCTGCTGAAACAATCCCAGAACGATCCCGCGGGCGACAGTTACGTCGATGCCGTGCGGGTCCTCTTCGACCTCGAGCTGCCGCCCCCGGAAGGGGAGATCGCCTGTCTCGACGACAAGGTCGGGGAATAA